AGCTTACAAGCCATCGGCAGCGGAAGGGCTGCAATGATGCCGATGTTCTTCCACTTCGACACGCAGCCATTGAAGTTCTCGTACAGCACGTACAGATAATAGCTGTGCATCGGCGCGGCGTTGGGGTCCATCTGCGCCACATTCCACAGGATGCCAATTCCTTTGGGGTTTTTGATTCTAGCCACTTTGAGCTCCAGCTTCTGAGGCAGATTAGTGGTGGCAGCTATAGGTGGGAGATTAGGTGGAAATGAAGTCGCAGGAAGAGGGGGAAATTTAggatcctgcaaaataaaatgcatatcaaaccaaagaaaatgcattaattaattaataagggCAAGAACATTGAGGTCAAAGACTGTCCATTACCTGACCAGGAATTATGTGAGTTACTGTGGAATCTGCAGCATTTACTTCAACGTTACATGGAGGCGTGGGCTGTGGACTTTCTGCTGATCAAGAGGCACGCAACATGTCAATAAGAAATGCTATGATAAAGCACCAccccataaaaaataaattaaacaaaactggTTATTTCATCGTGTTGCACAGAGGACATGAATACTCACCCTTGGGAGCACTGCAGATGGCATCTTTAACAGGCTGATGTATTGACTGGACAGTCTTGGTACAAGAGGATGCAGTATTTTCTGGGCATACAGCATTCTACAAAATATCCAGAAGACCCAAGTGTCTTTCATTCAAAAATGTAGCTTCACAAAAAGCTTAATCAAGTGACGTAATAACACATGAACAAGGTCAAGGTGCAGTGATCATTACCTGAGCTGGTATCGGTTGTGCCACATTGCGTTCCACACCAAAACCACATGGCGCTTCTGGCAGACTTTTACCTGCTGAAAAATGTAGGATCTATTTTAGATTGATTAAGACTTaagtgttattttaattttagtgGTCTCTGTGAACTACAGGTGGGAATTTACAGAAATTGGGTTTTGTTAACAATTCAGAAACCTCTAATATGAAGTATAATGGGATTTCAGTATACTTAAAGTTGTGTGTGGGGTGACAGtggaatttaaatataaaatataaaaccgtaagacattacactgagaaGATTTACAAGGAACTGCTTCAGGAGCGAAGTCTGTGGGAACAGGCGCTTCGGGCTCTTGTCTGTCCACAGAATTCTGAAAAACAAACGCACAAAACAGGCCTgggtaaaaatagaaaaactaaTATATAATTCATTAAGGAGACTTATGCCTGACGAGTTTTCCCTTTTGATTGTCAACAAGCGAATGTGGACAACACAGCAAATCGATGCAGCTTTGGAACAAATGCCCTCAGGTGTTGAGGCAAGGACAAATATGTAGTGTGTATTCCAAGTATTTCCACATGGCACTCAAAAGCCAGAGCTACACCTGGACATATTAGCCTGCCAGTTATACTTTTGAACAGATTTCTCCATGAAATTCAAGCACCTTCGGTTATcatccacaaaaaaaaaaaaaatcatagttttccccccactcacagACCTAATTTCCCACTGAAGGTCAGATACTTTACCGTAAGTATTAACTGCACTGTATATTGGATTTATGTACATTGTTCTTGAGGTATTTATTTAGTATGGATTTATCCCACCCATATAAATACACTGCAACAAAACTGCCAACACAGGGATACTATAGTGAAGTGTACCTGACTTCGGACCTGGGGCTTCTCAGTCACTTCCGGGATACTTGCTGGCACTGGTTCTGGTGGTGTACTGCCAACTGGTAAATGGGTTTATAAGAGGACAGTTAAAATCCAAAATAtgtacacctataaattctataGAAATAGATCTTCACTGCAACACATCAGCAACTATAACCAAATATTTATGCAGTATTACAAAGACCATTAATtggatttaaaatgaatgactTGTAATTTTTACTGTTGATAAAATATTATACAGGGACAATGTTCATTTAATGTATACAATTTACACAATCCAGTTTTAATACGAGTAGATAAAAATACAACTGAAGGCCTAAATCTGCACATTGCTAATGACAATTGTACTAGGTCAAATCTGAACagccaaaataaattaattttaaagttaaaggAAAATTTGTATGGTTAAAGTACCTGCTGCTTCAGTTTCCGAAGTGAGATCAACAACGCCAAGGTTTCTCAAAACTGAAACCTTAggacaaacagaaaataaatagtgtcaaatgtaaaaatactaaactGGAAacattccacacacacacagtttatcaaagttaatttaatattcagtacttaaaaatatgagtaaaacaaacaaaagcactaAAAAGCCATCTATAAAAGATTACCAAATAAAACATTCTAATACGTTTTGGAAGGGAAGGGAACTATGAATATAAAATGAATACCCGATTCGGCACAACACTCCCAGCGTTCCTTTTACTTGGCATGAGAACGCCACAAAACACCACCTCGTTTTCCTTTTCTGCAAATCACAAATGAAAAGTCAATGCATTAAAACATACACTTATAAAAGTTATAACGAATGAGTTTCCTCATACTTCAGACATTGCACTGGTGAAACCAATGCCAATGCAGCTTTTAGGAGCAGTTTGATGGTCACATCCCCCAGGTGCAAGAGGCAGAAACCATGTAATCCAATTACGTAGAGTAAAACTAAGCTTTTTAGACAATTAAAATCACAGACGTCTGCCAACAAGTGGGTCCTGTAGTCTTATAAACAAGGCCCATAAGCAAGTACCCACTACAGGTCAATCTAAAATTAaggttttttaaaaaaaaaaaaaaaaaaaaaaaggggaatGGTAGCCTTTCCTATCTGGGACGATGTTACCAACTGTCTGCAGTGCTTTATCTTGTGGTTTCTCAAAGCTTAATATCTCCTGGTCATTAGATTCAGAACACTTTCATTTTCTAAAAGGTCCGTACGTTTCAGGTGCTTTGAAGTCCTTTTTGACCCAATCTGTCAGATTTGGACTATGACAAATGAGGTCTTCGCTGGGTGTCACTGATGCACAAGAAAACGGCCGATTGCAGATAAAACCATTGGCAAACAACGTCCTTTTCCAAGGCAAAACTGAATTCAAATGCAGGTGAGCATTTGGAGTCTCCTGCACATGGCACAGTAGTCCTTGGTTGAATTAAGTACAAGTTTAAGTATTAAGTTGGGAGAGCTTGGTTTGATCTCGGCCTCTTTTCTCCCTGAAGCTCTGGAGTTCTGAAATTGGTTTTAACTCGTGGTAAATGTTGCATTTGACCTTGCGTCTAAAATGAGAATGCCTCCTTTCGTCCGTCGAAATGTTTTCCAGCATTACTTGCATTAAGCAATGTCCCAGACGTTTCCCAGAAAAGCAAAGCAACGAAACTGCATTAGTAGAGAATACCTCGGGAGAAGCATGCTCTTGATCCTCTGGGTTTTGTAGAGGAGAAATGGCTGAAAGTTCAGGGGGTTTAGCCGAGCCAGGAAATTTAATGTGAGAAAGGGCTCTCCTGTACTTTTATCCATTGCGAAAGGAGCATATGGGCCATTGTCGGATAACCACTTCCTAGTTTTTAATATTTCTGAAGGATGGGCTTAAAAAATACAAGGTCTGGCTCAGCTATATGATCCACTTGAAGTTTCAGATACTGGAAGAAAGCCAGGGAACACCTCCGCAGTCACGTGCAATTTCTACAGGACTTCTGTGGGAGCACTGGGAACATTTGCTTCTAAACCCCGTCCTGCTGATGACTTGTAAAGACTCACATTTAACGATTTATGTATAGAAAAAATTAAACTCAGAGAAGCAGGATTATGGGGTGTTAAGCTCAGGGGACACCCTTCTACATGTTGCTGGAAAAATGCAGAAAGGGCGTTTTGTTGTACCATAGTTGTGGATTGTACATTATCAAACAATTTTTGATTTTGTGGAAGCAAAATTATGTCAGAATTATTTAACCAATCAAAGTTGTGAGAAATGTCCTGCTCTCCCCACCAACCCACAAGATTAATAGAAAGTAGAAACTGAATAAGCTGAAATCAGTGTGGGACACTGTCAATGTGATTTGTTTCCAGGGTAGATATAGGCATTTGTATTTATGACTAGTGGAGGCCAGTCAATAACAATGAAAAAGTCTCGTCATTTTAAAATCGACACAGTGAATGGTTTGCAGAATTGGTTTGACAGGAACTAATTTACTGGAATGACCTGAagcaatccatccatccatccatttttgaaaccgctCATCccggtgagggtcgcggggaagccggtgccgatcccggcaggcatagggcgcatggcaggaatacacccaggacgggacgccagtccatcactgggcaacacacacagacgcacactaaaaacaccccacggggaaaacatgcaaactccacacagacaggcccacAAGCCGGGACTCAAACCTGGGACCCTGGAGCTGCGAGGCAGCAGCATTAACCATCACAGCACCGTGCCGCCCTGACCTGACGCAATATCATTCCCAATTTATTTTgggatattttattattttgaaccgACAATCATTGAGCAAATCTGTTTTTACTATTGATCGTGAAGCTGGGATTTGTATTGGCACGGTCATTTTAACGTGCATTTcgattgtattttaaatctaCGGAAAGTAGACTATAGTTTAATCGTATGATGAAAAGTATTTGTACAGTTTATTTGGCATTTGTGAGAAGTAGTGAAATGTTGTAATAGACATCTCCCCATTTCCAGTTAGGTTCATTAACACATTTGTACAATAATTAGAAGATAAATCGGTCACTAATAATAGAATGTTAATCGGAAGCCAATTACGTCTACATTCTCTACCAAATGTGCAATGATGACCCCTGAAAGTAGAAGCAACATGTTCCCAGTCTACATTTTCTAGCAAAATGTAGACTGCTATCCCCTCAGCTTTAAATGTAAACTTTCTGGATGAAACCATGAAGATGTAATCACTACCTGGCATCAACACATGCACAGCTTAACCTCTTTGGctgaagtaaagaaaaaaaaaaaaaaaaaaaagtatgttcAGTAGTATCTATATCTATACGCATGGATCTTCAGGTATACAACTGTACATTTTTGGAGCAGATTAAAATGCACTCAAATGGTCTAAAGCCCCCCCTCCACACTTACCTGAATGTCTGGGGTCTGCTACACACCGACTACGCAATATGGGCTCGCAAGATGAATCACGGTTTGCTGTAGCTGCCGATGTGCTAAACGACCGCAAAAGGAAAAAGGGGGGGGTTAGGgtgtgtgtaaattatataaaaatgatTCTGTATACTTCcacaccattaaaatcaagattcaaaacaataaatatgcAATATTTTTGACCTGCTATGTAACTGGAGTGATTGTTAAAATAACAATGCATTAGGGGGCTTCATCCATCAACAGGGcacaaatgaaatgtaaatatctcATCGCACAAAACCGAAGTATAGACAATTCTATGTATCCATGGAAACTAACCTTGCAAAGTGTTGCGGTTCATCCTATTAAACCAACAATCCTACATTATGTAAAGCAACTTCAGCAAGTTCTTCCAAAATGTTTTA
This sequence is a window from Amia ocellicauda isolate fAmiCal2 chromosome 17, fAmiCal2.hap1, whole genome shotgun sequence. Protein-coding genes within it:
- the atf7ip2 gene encoding activating transcription factor 7 interacting protein 2 isoform X5, with amino-acid sequence MEVHAEMENVVPILERIAASSHLGKVMMNNRRTMNGSTHTAFSVDCNTDTHSKDDAVMTKRKRCHSESTSCKRPRTSQAENKESTLDQRISIQIQELIKQETLAMVKQSENKMQELLERIQRVNCSHKHEIMVNNMQAQINKLKRRIQVVLSSVTRVRPEASKDPPVLDKVVPDPSNPATPKPRDTAASPPCVLDSSGLTTDIVLSMQSPASDTRTSEAQNVAAMSSTSAATANRDSSCEPILRSRCVADPRHSEKENEVVFCGVLMPSKRNAGSVVPNRVSVLRNLGVVDLTSETEAAVGSTPPEPVPASIPEVTEKPQVRSQNSVDRQEPEAPVPTDFAPEAVPCKSSQSGKSLPEAPCGFGVERNVAQPIPAQNAVCPENTASSCTKTVQSIHQPVKDAICSAPKAESPQPTPPCNVEVNAADSTVTHIIPGQDPKFPPLPATSFPPNLPPIAATTNLPQKLELKVARIKNPKGIGILWNVAQMDPNAAPMHSYYLYVLYENFNGCVSKWKNIGIIAALPLPMACKLTQFASGRRYCFAIVGKDIYGRYGPYSEIQSVSAHEP
- the atf7ip2 gene encoding activating transcription factor 7 interacting protein 2 isoform X6; the protein is MENVVPILERIAASSHLGKVMMNNRRTMNGSTHTAFSVDCNTDTHSKDDAVMTKRKRCHSESTSCKRPRTSQAENKESTLDQRISIQIQELIKQETLAMVKQSENKMQELLERIQRVNCSHKHEIMVNNMQAQINKLKRRIQVVLSSVTRVRPEASKDPPVLDKVVPDPSNPATPKPRDTAASPPCVLDSSGLTTDIVLSMQSPASDTRTSEAQNVAAMSSTSAATANRDSSCEPILRSRCVADPRHSEKENEVVFCGVLMPSKRNAGSVVPNRVSVLRNLGVVDLTSETEAAVGSTPPEPVPASIPEVTEKPQVRSQNSVDRQEPEAPVPTDFAPEAVPCKSSQSGKSLPEAPCGFGVERNVAQPIPAQNAVCPENTASSCTKTVQSIHQPVKDAICSAPKAESPQPTPPCNVEVNAADSTVTHIIPGQDPKFPPLPATSFPPNLPPIAATTNLPQKLELKVARIKNPKGIGILWNVAQMDPNAAPMHSYYLYVLYENFNGCVSKWKNIGIIAALPLPMACKLTQFASGRRYCFAIVGKDIYGRYGPYSEIQSVSAHEP